Proteins encoded in a region of the Raphanus sativus cultivar WK10039 chromosome 8, ASM80110v3, whole genome shotgun sequence genome:
- the LOC130498637 gene encoding uncharacterized protein LOC130498637, which yields MEVLMEHIDARCGDVAKLNRAMFLPPWFTAQVQRKVRHFNAAKAKDTVAGDVKITKYITQDGLRWGVDVDTLYAPMIWGDDHWVGLCISLTEWSIHVLDPNPKLNSMEAVNSLMKPLAEMLPYIAQNVCPSVQSGDSQQEPFLVDRMGGAYVNLRSGDCGPVAVKYMEILATGNNPPSVAGLTDELVDIFRKQYAMDIYGRLVLPLYLR from the coding sequence ATGGAGGTTTTGATGGAGCATATTGACGCTCGTTGTGGGGATGTTGCCAAACTTAACAGAGCCATGTTCTTGCCTCCATGGTTTACAGCCCAAGTGCAGAGAAAAGTCAGACATTTCAACGCAGCCAAAGCGAAAGATACGGTAGCTGGTGATGTTAAGATCACGAAGTACATAACGCAGGATGGGCTTCGGTGGGGTGTGGATGTTGACACCTTGTACGCGCCTATGATATGGGGTGATGACCACTGGGTGGGATTATGTATAAGCCTAACGGAGTGGAGTATCCATGTGTTGGATCCGAACCCAAAGTTGAATTCAATGGAGGCTGTTAACTCCTTGATGAAGCCCTTAGCGGAGATGTTGCCTTACATAGCTCAGAATGTGTGCCCTTCGGTTCAAAGTGGAGATAGTCAGCAGGAGCCTTTTTTGGTTGACAGGATGGGTGGTGCTTATGTGAATCTCCGGAGCGGTGATTGCGGGCCAGTGGCGGTGAAGTACATGGAGATTCTTGCAACCGGAAATAATCCGCCAAGCGTCGCGGGGCTGACTGACGAATTGGTGGACATATTCCGCAAGCAGTATGCGATGGACATCTACGGCCGTTTGGTCCTACCGTTGTATTTGCGTTGA
- the LOC108822955 gene encoding uncharacterized protein LOC108822955, whose product MAEVVLHIYDVTNSGSEIDSFYKDGIGPIAGVFHCAIQVYGEDEWSYGCCEQGTGVFSCAITKNPMYAYREKIVLGKTDCTIFMVDQILRELSREWSGQTYDLLSKNCNHFCDVLCGRLGVPKLPGWVNRFANDGDAALEVAEDTKMRVKEAKAELVSTSKVASSFSNVSSDMTNSSTSTGWNMKMQGTWKMVAKRSRSSTKRVKKQVTRSRDIEAEYKSATSTSAEGDSGSEKLGVSIPGQHFAERVEHVPLKKRRFMVPSPSPLNRSFARGEDSQHRAQINHSLPVSRLNPNLMSGKTSKVFDDKPDCGGHDFYGIKILAEVACSSGMSSEIASAVDGQIVEHAREQEALAFSPNDSSTGTVDVSGKDTTIESSDKVEEGKSKILVPQNASVDILGHASAANQSERHNMVASSSMIVTRNISIAVSNESSTDGPRENLEAGDSRHLATQSELATVSENLSGDERTGKSKNSECITDDRLHWDLNLPTDAWGQPCDVVDEISGRYSDGEVTESITESRHVDGSNDYPTGLIASDVRMNSQLLSGPSAGESVRNGKECQSGYDSQFEDGELREPYPWEENEGDSEDVEQVDYGSEPEKERLYSLGESNENKLEDIEKEIVAETKCGAVKSKSSDVHEGNNDVEKHVVVCMNNSHSKGSSPSRSFRSKQFRESHTHEPIRRRRPDSYEELSERDAGPNKYVGRERTEMRMQNRSPRRRQFSGWDSRRRFSPPIYKGGEYRFGRQTVVEDRVMMSGFDQPGPGPSPGSRGYVRRHFSNGGYQGRFRRFPDGNGNRDFRDANRSFPPGDANDYPSRMHINRMNGRRERSNSPPVFRRRLHDPQSRSRSRSRSPVSWNGRNRSPPGFRGDENRMERVRFPFQKRFPLNQETGFMLQQRNQRNSRFFDGRNKDGGWENHHNDLRGRTGRMFRSEQRFDNMRRVNSENNSNFRPFVRHNNNNSRRFDDDGGSRGEGFKYKGAEEKNEYEMMVHRPQTMEEDGGRLRLDGEQLDTLVSKDNKNNNEASLTK is encoded by the exons ATGGCGGAGGTTGTTTTGCACATATACGATGTAACAAACAGTGGATCGGAGATTGATAGCTTCTATAAAGACGGGATCGGTCCTATAGCCGGCGTATTCCACTGCGCGATTCAG GTATATGGGGAGGATGAATGGTCTTATGGGTGTTGTGAACAAGGAACTGGTGTTTTCAGCTGTGCTATCACCAAGAATCCTATGTACGCTTATCGCGAGAAGATTGTTCTTGGGAAGACGGATTGCACTATCTTCATGGTTGATCAGATTTTGCGTGAGCTTAGCAGGGAATGGTCAGGACAGACGTATGATTTGTTGTCTAAAAATTGCAATCACTTCTGCGATGTGCTCTGTGGCAGGCTTGGTGTCCCTAAGCTcccag GTTGGGTGAATCGCTTTGCCAATGATGGTGACGCAGCCTTGGAAGTGGCGGAAGACACAAAAATGCGT GTAAAGGAAGCCAAAGCTGAATTAGTATCAACTAGTAAAGTGGCGAGTAGCTTTTCGAATGTTTCATCGGACATGACTAATAGCTCCACTTCCACTGGGTGGAACATGAAAATGCAAGGCACTTGGAAAATGGTGGCTAAACGTAGTAGGAGTTCAACAAAGCGTGTTAAGAAACAAGTTACACGTTCTCGGGATATCGAGGCCGAATACAAGAGTGCGACAAGTACATCAGCCGAAGGGGATTCAGGATCCGAAAAG CTTGGCGTTTCTATTCCAGGCCAGCATTTCGCAGAGAGAGTAGAGCATGTTCCGTTAAAGAAACGGAGATTTATGGTTCCCTCTCCATCACCTTTGAATAGGTCCTTTGCTCGTGGTGAAGACTCACAACATCGTGCACAGATCAATCACTCTCTGCCTGTTTCACGGTTGAACCCTAATCTAATGAGCGGAAAAACATCAAAAGTCTTTGATGATAAACCTGACTGCGGCGGTCATGACTTCTATGGTATTAAGATACTTGCAGAGGTTGCTTGCAGTAGTGGTATGAGTAGCGAAATTGCATCCGCAGTAGACGGTCAGATTGTTGAACATGCACGAGAGCAAGAGGCTTTGGCCTTTTCTCCTAATGATTCATCAACCGGAACTGTTGATGTCTCGGGGAAAGATACTACGATTGAGTCCAGTGACAAGGTTGAGGAAGGCAAGAGCAAAATCTTAGTGCCTCAAAATGCTTCGGTTGATATTTTGGGTCATGCTTCGGCTGCTAATCAGAGTGAAAGACATAATATGGTAGCATCTAGTAGTATGATAGTGACGCGGAACATTAGCATTGCTGTTTCGAATGAATCGTCAACAGATGGGCCAAGGGAAAATTTGGAAGCTGGTGATAGCAGACATTTAGCAACTCAGAGTGAGCTTGCCACTGTGTCAGAAAATTTATCTGGTGATGAGCGCACTGGAAAGAGTAAGAATTCTGAATGCATTACAGATGATAGGTTACACTGGGATTTAAATCTTCCAACAGACGCATGGGGTCAGCCTTGCGATGTAGTCGATGAGATATCGGGAAGATACTCTGATGGAGAAGTCACCGAATCCATTACTGAGAGCAGACATGTTGATGGTAGCAATGACTACCCGACTGGCTTGATTGCATCAGATGTGCGCATGAATTCTCAGTTGCTGTCTGGGCCTAGTGCTGGAGAATCTGTTCGAAATGGAAAGGAGTGCCAATCTGGTTATGATTCCCAGTTTGAGGATGGAGAGTTGAGAGAACCATACCCTTGGGAAGAAAATGAGGGTGATAGTGAAGATGTTGAACAAGTGGATTATGGGTCTGAGCCAGAGAAGGAGCGGTTGTACTCTTTGGGTGAGAGTAATGAGAATAAGCTAGAGGACATTGAGAAGGAAATCGTGGCAGAGACAAAGTGTGGAGCTGTCAAGAGTAAATCTAGCGATGTGCATGAAGGAAACAATGATGTAGAGAAGCATGTCGTGGTTTGCATGAATAATTCACATTCAAAAGGGTCTTCTCCATCAAGGAGCTTCAGGTCAAAACAATTCAGGGAGTCCCATACTCATGAACCCATCCGAAGGAGAAG GCCTGATAGTTATGAAGAGTTGAGTGAGAGAGACGCTGGTCCAAATAAGTATGTCGGGAGAGAGAGAACAGAGATGCGTATGCAAAACAGGAGTCCTAGGAGAAGACAATTCAGCGGCTGGGATTCTAGACGTCGCTTCTCCCCACCTATATACAAAGGTGGTGAATACCGTTTTGGACGTCAAACCGTTGTGGAGGACCGAGTTATGATGAGTGGCTTTGATCAGCCAGGCCCAGGCCCAAGTCCAGGTTCGCGTGGCTATGTTCGTAGGCATTTCTCAAATGGAGGATACCAGGGTCGGTTCAGAAGGTTTCCAGATGGCAACGGGAATCGTGATTTCAGAGACGCAAATCGTTCCTTTCCTCCCGGTGATGCGAACGACTATCCAAGTCGCATGCACATCAACCGGATGAATGGtaggagagagagaagcaacTCTCCTCCCGTCTTCAGGAGGAGATTGCACGACCCTCAATCACGGTCCAGGTCCAGAAGTCGCTCTCCAGTTTCATGGAACGGGCGGAACAGGTCTCCACCAGGGTTCCGGGGCGATGAAAACAGGATGGAGAGAGTGAGATTCCCATTCCAGAAACGGTTTCCTCTCAACCAAGAGACGGGATTCATGTTGCAGCAAAGAAACCAGCGAAACTCAAGGTTTTTTGATGGCAGAAACAAAGATGGCGGTTGGGAGAATCATCATAATGACTTGAGGGGAAGAACAGGGAGGATGTTTAGATCAGAGCAGAGATTTGACAACATGAGAAGGGTGAACTCGGAGAACAATAGTAATTTCAGACCATTTGTACggcataataataataatagtagaaggtttgatgatgatggtggaaGCCGAGGAGAAGGGTTTAAATATAAGGGAGCGGAGGAGAAGAATGAGTATGAGATGATGGTGCACCGGCCTCAGACAATGGAAGAAGATGGTGGGCGGTTGAGATTAGATGGAGAACAACTAGACACTCTTGTTTCCAAGGACAATAAGAACAACAACGAGGCTTCATTAACAAAATAG
- the LOC108822753 gene encoding protein DETOXIFICATION 35 — translation MDPRTPFLASGGEEEEDYAPARTWSDVKRVLSTESGKLWMFASMIAFDAICQFGVSFMTIVFVGHIGEIELSAVSISLSVIGIFSFGFLLGMSSALETLCSQAFGAGEVSKLGVYMQRAWIISLVSCLVFLPIYIFATPVLRLLGESEKVAVSAGEFTLLTIPQLFSLAFTFPTTKFLIAQGKVMVMTSIGFSALVLHVFMLWLFIIVFGWGTNGAALAFNITNWGTAISLIVYVVGWCNEGWSGLSWLAFKDIWAFVRLSIESAVMICLELWYMMSIIVLSGRLDNDVIAVDSLSICLNVNNVELMLFVGVNIAISMIVGTELGKGRPRAAKYSVYVALFESLLIGLVFMVAVIIARDHFAIMFTSSQVLQRAVSKLAYLLGITMVLNGVQQVLTGVAIGGGWQRTVAYINLACYFIFGIPFGYFLGYGANLGVMGLWSGMIAGSALQTLCLMFLVYKIDWNREVKETTERLQIWGGNGTISKDVIA, via the exons ATGGACCCGAGGACACCGTTTCTTGCGAGCGGCGGCGAGGAAGAGGAGGATTACGCGCCGGCTAGGACTTGGAGCGATGTGAAGCGAGTTTTATCTACAGAGTCGGGGAAGTTGTGGATGTTTGCTAGTATGATTGCTTTCGACGCAATCTGCCAGTTTGGTGTTAGCTTCATGACCATTGTCTTCGTCGGACACATCGGCGAGATCGAGCTCTCCGCCGTCTCCATATCGCTCTCCGTCATTGGCATCTTCTCCTTCGGCTTCCTG CTTGGCATGAGTAGTGCACTTGAAACCCTCTGTAGCCAAGCATTTGGAGCTGGTGAAGTCAGTAAGTTAGGGGTGTACATGCAGAGAGCCTGGATTATCTCATTAGTTTCCTGCCTAGTCTTCCTCCCTATATACATCTTTGCCACACCGGTTCTGAGACTTCTCGGTGAATCAGAGAAGGTTGCGGTTTCAGCTGGAGAATTCACCCTTCTAACCATCCCTCAGCTCTTCTCACTGGCCTTCACTTTCCCTACTACCAAGTTCCTTATAGCGCAGGGAAAAGTAATGGTCATGACGTCTATTGGGTTCAGTGCCCTTGTCCTACATGTCTTTATGTTGTGGTTGTTTATAATCGTCTTTGGTTGGGGAACAAATGGTGCTGCCTTGGCGTTTAATATCACCAACTGGGGAACAGCAATCTCTCTAATCGTTTATGTGGTTGGCTGGTGTAACGAAGGCTGGTCTGGTTTATCTTGGTTGGCTTTTAAAGATATTTGGGCTTTTGTTAGACTCTCCATTGAATCCGCTGTTATGATTTGTCTTGAATTATGGTATATGATGAGTATTATCGTCCTCTCTGGTCGCCTTGATAACGACGTTATCGCTGTTGATTCCCTTTCCATATG CTTGAATGTCAACAATGTGGAGCTCATGTTGTTCGTTGGAGTAAACATTGCTATAAG TATGATTGTCGGCACTGAGCTTGGCAAGGGCCGTCCACGAGCAGCGAAATACTCTGTCTACGTCGCACTGTTCGAGTCTCTCCTCATCGGTCTTGTCTTTATGGTGGCGGTCATCATAGCCAGAGACCATTTTGCCATCATGTTTACAAGCAGCCAAGTACTTCAACGCGCTGTGTCTAAGCTAGCTTATCTTCTTGGTATAACCATGGTTCTCAACGGCGTGCAGCAAGTTCTTACcg GTGTGGCTATTGGAGGTGGTTGGCAACGCACAGTGGCTTATATCAACTTGGCTTGTTATTTCATTTTTGGCATTCCCTTTGGCTATTTTCTTGGTTACGGAGCAAACTTGGGAGTGATG GGGCTTTGGAGCGGAATGATAGCAGGATCAGCGCTTCAAACGCTATGCCTGATGTTCTTGGTGTACAAGATAGACTGGAATAGAGAG GTGAAGGAGACCACAGAACGCTTACAGATATGGGGAGGGAACGGAACAATATCAAAGGATGTAATTGCGTGA